One genomic segment of Mycoplasmopsis agalactiae PG2 includes these proteins:
- the tapR gene encoding TyrS-associated PheT N-terminal domain-related protein TapR gives MAILFNISSKFENNAIAFFNTTINDSQADFYDDMVVFHDEDFNVSSVNLLNYKTADLGKNFKVLNANEFSELESLILSKNNKYKIQKIKRFAIGKILKREAHPKSQKLFVLEVDFKDAKRQIITNTTYTNEGKYFVWCLPGSITANGLKITEGEILEVKSYGMLCSAQSLGFNDAEAKKLDELLQKCDDSYLGQEVSNLL, from the coding sequence ATGGCAATTTTATTTAATATAAGTAGCAAATTTGAAAATAATGCTATTGCATTTTTTAATACAACTATAAATGATTCACAAGCTGATTTTTATGATGATATGGTTGTGTTTCATGATGAAGATTTTAATGTATCATCAGTGAACTTATTAAACTATAAAACAGCTGATTTGGGCAAAAATTTTAAGGTTTTGAATGCTAATGAATTTAGTGAGTTAGAAAGCTTAATATTAAGCAAAAATAATAAGTATAAAATTCAAAAAATTAAGCGCTTCGCAATCGGGAAGATTCTTAAAAGAGAAGCACATCCAAAAAGCCAAAAATTATTTGTTTTGGAAGTTGATTTTAAGGATGCTAAAAGGCAAATAATTACTAATACTACATACACAAATGAAGGCAAATATTTTGTGTGATGTTTGCCCGGTTCAATAACTGCAAATGGATTAAAAATAACTGAAGGCGAAATATTAGAAGTTAAAAGTTATGGAATGTTGTGCAGTGCGCAAAGTTTAGGTTTTAATGATGCTGAAGCTAAAAAATTAGATGAATTATTGCAAAAATGTGATGATTCATATTTAGGACAAGAAGTTAGCAACTTGTTGTAA
- a CDS encoding LacI family DNA-binding transcriptional regulator, giving the protein MKNFSYKDIARLAHVSISTVSRFYNGGYVSKQTKARIQDIVTKYNYYPNHGARLIRGSDNSVFIIMPEQSPNYYQSIVLGISQQAKVFNVKTLTIYAGRDLEKYIETVRYVLSWKPWAVIFFLPNSNQNAVLDYIANNVNECTTLVYPTTDKRVNNIAIDYTKAFYDLTTKFSSYIDKNEKIAFVVDSKLSDAEQKQRSDGFERFCRENGINQLKIEVDNRSEKATVDFINFVYKNNIVNLINSTHESFITLVASKDKNLRLTDIGYMSIYDWKNNYKCKIFIDYHLLGCQMFKILTDSSYSNSKISRKFENISIIEKP; this is encoded by the coding sequence ATGAAAAATTTTTCTTACAAAGACATAGCTAGATTAGCTCACGTTTCAATTAGTACTGTAAGCCGTTTTTATAATGGCGGATATGTTTCAAAGCAAACTAAGGCAAGAATTCAGGATATTGTTACTAAATATAATTATTATCCAAATCATGGAGCACGCTTAATCCGTGGCAGTGACAATTCTGTATTTATTATTATGCCTGAACAGTCTCCTAACTATTATCAGTCAATTGTTTTAGGAATTAGTCAGCAAGCTAAAGTATTTAATGTAAAGACATTAACCATTTATGCTGGTCGTGATTTAGAAAAGTACATTGAAACTGTGAGATACGTATTATCTTGAAAGCCATGAGCTGTTATTTTCTTTTTACCAAATAGTAACCAAAATGCTGTCCTTGATTATATAGCCAATAATGTGAATGAATGCACTACATTGGTATATCCAACAACAGACAAAAGAGTTAATAATATTGCAATCGACTATACAAAAGCATTTTATGACTTAACAACTAAATTCTCATCATATATTGATAAGAATGAAAAGATTGCTTTTGTAGTTGATTCTAAACTTTCTGATGCTGAGCAAAAACAAAGAAGCGATGGCTTTGAAAGATTTTGTCGTGAAAATGGAATTAATCAACTTAAAATTGAAGTTGATAATAGAAGCGAAAAGGCAACTGTTGATTTTATTAATTTTGTTTATAAAAACAACATTGTTAACTTAATTAATTCAACGCACGAATCATTTATAACTTTAGTTGCCTCTAAGGATAAAAACTTAAGGCTAACTGATATAGGTTATATGTCTATTTATGACTGAAAAAATAACTATAAGTGCAAGATATTTATTGATTATCATCTTTTAGGATGTCAGATGTTTAAGATCCTAACCGATTCATCTTATTCAAATTCAAAAATAAGCAGAAAATTTGAAAATATTTCTATTATTGAAAAGCCTTAG
- a CDS encoding DUF2179 domain-containing protein codes for MNNETQDKKVTNETNDSQKEFNVNEVLNNKPESVDENSALANQLVDENHNKKKIVDKKNTQYRYTKMSNFILKLSRFYVLMPLWKLGLITAGLAILFGVVGIFLVKNPGIYNFGLAAFGQAISKIVVTSLRSNAAITKPIMNAIDHSLFWILYLVLSIPIFVFGWKKLGKVYILLSLEFLVLSSLVSAGLGQIPALNQFTLFGKFNHPEITENMKVALVNHAGWNNENINYLIKLLPLQWNDGGNTIVQILFAIIYGILLTYFFAIIAIIGGSAGVTGIIGEYMSVYKQKNFGIINGYINIVIILISVVIGTYIPGSMIANDFKTISEIAEVKNSLSVTELATVKAISELRWQADLYFSPNFVSTYLCNFIFVIYLNNLFPRFKIVQFKVYSHKMEEIRKAIITDKRTINSFTLQNGEGGYSASKLQILSSITLYRQIPRLIKKVRTADADALITVSNVASVDGKLYIPEQKF; via the coding sequence ATGAATAATGAAACACAAGATAAAAAAGTTACAAATGAGACAAACGATTCTCAAAAAGAGTTTAATGTAAATGAAGTGTTAAATAATAAACCAGAATCTGTTGACGAGAACTCAGCACTTGCAAATCAATTAGTCGACGAAAACCACAATAAAAAGAAGATTGTGGACAAAAAGAATACGCAATATAGATACACAAAAATGTCTAACTTTATTCTCAAATTATCTAGATTTTATGTCTTGATGCCACTTTGAAAATTAGGGCTCATAACAGCAGGATTAGCTATTTTATTTGGAGTTGTAGGTATCTTTTTAGTTAAAAACCCCGGAATTTATAATTTTGGGCTAGCTGCCTTTGGACAAGCAATTTCTAAAATTGTAGTAACTAGTTTGCGTAGCAATGCAGCAATCACTAAGCCAATAATGAACGCCATAGACCACTCACTTTTCTGAATTTTGTATTTAGTGCTAAGCATTCCAATATTTGTTTTTGGATGAAAGAAATTAGGCAAAGTATATATTTTATTATCGCTTGAGTTTTTGGTCTTAAGTAGCTTAGTTTCAGCAGGATTAGGACAAATTCCTGCATTAAACCAATTTACGCTTTTTGGTAAATTTAACCACCCTGAAATAACTGAAAATATGAAGGTTGCATTAGTTAATCATGCAGGCTGAAATAACGAAAATATTAATTATTTAATTAAACTATTGCCATTACAGTGAAATGATGGTGGCAACACTATTGTTCAAATTTTGTTTGCGATTATTTATGGTATTTTGCTAACTTACTTTTTTGCAATTATTGCAATAATTGGCGGATCAGCCGGTGTTACAGGGATAATTGGCGAATATATGTCTGTTTATAAACAAAAGAATTTTGGAATAATAAATGGATATATAAACATAGTAATTATTCTAATTAGTGTTGTTATTGGGACTTATATTCCAGGAAGTATGATTGCTAATGACTTTAAGACTATTAGTGAGATTGCTGAAGTTAAAAATTCATTAAGTGTCACTGAATTAGCTACAGTTAAAGCAATTAGCGAGCTTAGATGACAAGCTGATTTGTATTTTTCACCTAACTTTGTGTCAACTTACTTATGTAACTTTATATTTGTTATTTACTTAAATAATTTATTCCCAAGATTTAAAATTGTACAGTTCAAAGTTTACTCTCACAAGATGGAAGAAATTAGGAAAGCTATTATTACTGATAAAAGGACAATTAACAGCTTCACATTGCAAAATGGTGAAGGTGGTTATTCAGCAAGCAAGCTTCAAATTTTATCTTCTATCACGCTTTATAGACAAATTCCAAGACTGATTAAAAAGGTGAGAACAGCTGATGCTGATGCCTTAATTACAGTAAGTAATGTTGCATCTGTTGATGGAAAGTTATATATTCCAGAGCAAAAGTTTTAG
- a CDS encoding phosphopantetheine-binding protein, giving the protein MQEKDLKDIMDRIQKLTKIKINPESTFQELKIDSLSLAELVFDLEEKYNVMIPDDDLKNIKKVKDIEQVFNKLLK; this is encoded by the coding sequence ATGCAAGAAAAAGATTTAAAAGACATAATGGATAGAATTCAAAAGCTAACCAAAATTAAAATAAATCCTGAATCGACTTTCCAAGAGTTAAAAATTGATTCTTTATCGCTAGCAGAATTAGTTTTTGATTTAGAAGAGAAATATAATGTGATGATCCCTGATGATGATTTAAAAAACATCAAAAAGGTAAAAGACATAGAACAAGTTTTTAATAAGCTTTTAAAATAA
- a CDS encoding thioredoxin family protein: MLKEITAQEYKETIEDKVTEPYLLVFHALWCGPCRMFKESLSELAEKDNVLVYRVNIDENSELASQFQVRSIPTWFVFKDGKQLVSHNGFLPYEDLKNVVDSIR; the protein is encoded by the coding sequence ATGCTTAAAGAAATTACAGCTCAAGAATACAAAGAAACAATTGAAGATAAAGTAACTGAACCTTATTTACTAGTTTTTCACGCATTATGATGTGGTCCATGTAGAATGTTCAAAGAATCATTATCAGAATTAGCTGAAAAAGACAACGTGTTAGTTTACCGTGTTAATATAGATGAAAATTCAGAACTAGCAAGCCAATTCCAAGTGCGTTCAATCCCAACATGATTTGTTTTCAAAGATGGAAAACAATTAGTGTCTCACAATGGCTTCCTTCCATATGAAGACCTTAAAAATGTTGTTGATTCAATAAGATAA
- the prfA gene encoding peptide chain release factor 1: MEKTMFKSLSEIKQSYLELLKKIDDPEVISNIKEYSAINKEIAKIREISEKFITYENILKDVEQAKIMLESKNEEEVEFAKMIIDENSLKLDELEEKLKILILPQDENDDKNIIVEIRGAAGGDEANIFAGDLFRMYSKFADELGFRLKILSTNSASAGGFSQIVFSIKGEKAYSKFKFESGVHRVQRVPVTESQGRIHTSTTTVTVMPEIDDSVEIEIKPSDLKIDVFRSSGAGGQSVNTTDSAVRITHLPTNIVVTSQDERSQIANRETALTILKSKLYDLEMQKKAEEESGYRKLAGHGDRSEKIRTYNYPQDRVTDHRISFSTSLKPIMEGKLTPIIDALLAEEQNQKIKESGF, translated from the coding sequence ATGGAAAAGACAATGTTTAAATCACTATCTGAAATCAAACAAAGTTACTTAGAATTATTAAAGAAAATTGATGACCCTGAAGTTATTAGCAACATAAAAGAATACTCAGCAATTAATAAAGAAATTGCAAAAATTAGAGAGATTTCGGAAAAATTTATTACTTATGAAAACATTTTAAAAGATGTTGAGCAAGCTAAAATTATGCTTGAGTCTAAGAATGAAGAAGAAGTAGAGTTTGCTAAAATGATAATTGACGAAAACTCCCTTAAATTAGACGAATTAGAAGAAAAGCTTAAGATTTTAATACTGCCACAAGATGAAAATGATGACAAAAACATCATTGTAGAAATTAGAGGAGCTGCTGGCGGAGACGAAGCTAATATATTTGCTGGCGATTTATTCAGAATGTACAGCAAATTTGCTGATGAACTTGGATTTAGGTTAAAAATTTTATCAACTAACAGCGCTAGTGCAGGTGGGTTTTCACAAATTGTCTTTTCAATAAAAGGTGAGAAAGCATATTCAAAATTTAAGTTTGAATCAGGCGTGCACAGAGTTCAAAGAGTGCCTGTAACTGAGTCACAGGGAAGGATTCACACATCAACAACAACTGTCACAGTTATGCCTGAAATTGATGATTCAGTAGAAATAGAAATTAAACCAAGTGACCTTAAAATAGACGTCTTTCGTTCAAGTGGTGCTGGTGGACAATCAGTTAACACAACTGATTCAGCTGTTAGAATTACACACTTGCCAACTAATATTGTTGTAACTTCTCAGGATGAAAGAAGTCAGATTGCAAACCGTGAAACTGCTTTAACAATTTTAAAATCTAAGCTATATGATTTAGAAATGCAAAAGAAAGCTGAAGAAGAATCAGGATATAGAAAGCTAGCTGGACATGGTGATAGAAGTGAAAAAATAAGAACTTATAACTATCCACAAGATAGAGTTACAGATCATAGAATTAGTTTTTCAACTAGCTTAAAACCAATTATGGAAGGCAAGCTTACACCTATAATTGATGCCCTTTTAGCTGAAGAACAAAATCAAAAAATCAAGGAAAGTGGATTTTAA
- a CDS encoding DNA topoisomerase subunit B: MEKLENTNQDNQSKNNSYNASSIRVLEGLEAVRVRPGMYIGTITDKGLHHLVWEIVDNSVDECMAGYANFIKITICKDGYIEIEDNGRGIPVAKHPQTGLSTVETVLTVLHAGGKFDSDAYKVSGGLHGVGASVVNALSSNFHVWVKREGHTYYAHFQHGGQTVQPLTVINNIDPSETGTKIKFHPDFTILEKHPFSVEAITDHAKRIAYLTKGTRLVVVDEINNTSEEFYYEGGLIDYVNELNEGQKLVHDSIIYAEGLYDSDKSGSKITVEVALQYTSTFQPRITTYTNNIVTIEGGTHEQGFFDALSRLINSYALKNGLIKNENERLNKEDTSKGLVAIVSVKHPDPIFEGQTKGKLNNKDARTAVREILAPVLERYFDENPIDAREIINKCLQSRKSRLAAEAAAEAVQANMGNNSIASLPGKLANCTSKNAEICELYIVEGNSAGGSAKMGRDRNVQAILPLRGKVINAEKVSPERVLSNAEIISLITALGTGLNESFDINKLRYHKVIIMTDADVDGAHIRTLLLTFFYRYFRKLIEYGFIYIAQPPLYKIQQNKYIAYAYNDSQKDSILQSLNQDSKITIQRYKGLGEMDPEQLWETTMNPENRKMYQVQIDDAAKADWVFTTLMGDDVLPRREFIEKNAKFVQNIDI; encoded by the coding sequence ATGGAAAAACTAGAAAATACTAACCAAGATAATCAAAGCAAAAATAACAGCTATAATGCAAGCAGCATAAGAGTGCTAGAAGGCCTAGAAGCTGTTAGAGTCCGTCCTGGGATGTATATTGGTACAATCACTGATAAAGGTCTTCACCATTTAGTTTGAGAAATTGTCGATAACTCTGTTGATGAATGTATGGCTGGCTATGCTAATTTCATTAAAATAACTATTTGCAAGGATGGTTATATTGAAATTGAAGACAATGGTCGTGGTATACCTGTAGCAAAACACCCTCAAACTGGTTTATCAACTGTCGAAACAGTTTTAACTGTTTTACATGCTGGCGGTAAATTTGATTCTGATGCATATAAAGTTTCTGGTGGCTTACATGGTGTAGGGGCTTCAGTTGTAAATGCTTTAAGTTCTAACTTTCATGTGTGAGTTAAAAGAGAAGGTCATACATACTATGCACATTTCCAACATGGCGGACAAACTGTTCAACCACTAACTGTTATAAATAACATAGACCCTAGTGAAACAGGCACAAAAATCAAATTCCATCCTGACTTTACAATCTTGGAAAAGCATCCTTTTTCTGTCGAAGCCATAACTGACCATGCTAAAAGAATTGCATATCTAACTAAAGGTACTCGTTTAGTTGTAGTTGATGAGATCAACAACACTTCAGAAGAATTTTACTATGAAGGAGGTTTAATTGACTATGTTAATGAGCTAAATGAAGGCCAAAAATTAGTACACGATTCTATAATTTATGCTGAAGGCTTATATGATTCTGATAAATCTGGCTCAAAAATAACTGTTGAAGTTGCTCTTCAATACACATCAACCTTCCAACCAAGAATTACTACTTACACAAATAACATTGTGACAATTGAAGGCGGAACACACGAACAAGGTTTTTTTGACGCTCTTTCGAGACTAATTAATTCTTATGCACTTAAAAATGGCTTAATTAAAAACGAAAATGAGAGATTAAACAAAGAAGATACTTCTAAAGGTCTTGTTGCCATTGTGTCTGTAAAACACCCAGATCCGATTTTTGAAGGACAAACTAAAGGTAAACTAAATAACAAGGATGCCCGTACTGCAGTTAGAGAAATCTTAGCTCCTGTATTAGAAAGATACTTCGATGAAAACCCAATTGATGCTAGAGAAATAATTAACAAATGTTTGCAATCTAGAAAATCACGTTTAGCTGCTGAAGCTGCTGCTGAAGCTGTGCAAGCAAATATGGGTAATAACTCAATAGCTTCGCTTCCTGGCAAGCTAGCTAACTGCACAAGCAAGAACGCTGAAATTTGTGAATTGTACATTGTCGAAGGTAACTCTGCTGGTGGCTCAGCAAAAATGGGAAGAGACAGAAATGTTCAAGCAATCCTACCACTAAGAGGTAAGGTTATAAACGCTGAAAAAGTTTCTCCTGAAAGAGTTTTATCAAATGCTGAAATAATTTCGCTTATAACTGCCTTAGGCACAGGCTTAAACGAATCATTCGACATCAACAAGCTTAGATACCACAAAGTCATTATTATGACTGATGCCGACGTCGATGGAGCGCACATTCGAACCCTTCTTTTAACATTCTTCTATCGTTATTTTAGAAAACTTATCGAATACGGCTTTATCTATATTGCTCAACCTCCGCTATATAAAATTCAACAAAATAAATATATTGCATATGCTTACAATGACAGTCAAAAAGATAGTATTCTTCAATCACTAAATCAAGATTCAAAAATTACTATCCAACGTTATAAAGGTCTTGGCGAAATGGATCCAGAACAACTTTGAGAAACCACAATGAATCCTGAAAATAGAAAAATGTATCAAGTTCAAATCGACGATGCAGCTAAAGCAGACTGAGTCTTTACAACACTAATGGGTGATGACGTGCTTCCAAGGCGTGAATTTATTGAAAAAAATGCCAAATTTGTTCAAAATATTGATATTTAG
- the prmC gene encoding peptide chain release factor N(5)-glutamine methyltransferase, with translation MPAIDDLLLEKKRYGLELKVSSLELEKLNQGYPIQYIMGYVEYVNVRINLNHKVLIPRYETEELVYILLNEHLKPGMKVLDLCTGSGFIGIALKKNLDSINVTLSDIDNEAIMQANENVALNFKDTEGIKVVQSDCFKDIKGKFDLIVSNPPYLDYDDKDVDESVKKFEPEIALFAKDSGWYFYEKILNEAKIYLNVGGVLAFEINPKHIDRWKQINGAKIVKDMSSKDRFAFISYEDLR, from the coding sequence ATGCCCGCTATTGATGACTTGCTTTTAGAAAAAAAGCGTTATGGACTTGAATTAAAAGTTAGCTCATTGGAGCTTGAAAAATTAAACCAAGGATATCCCATTCAATACATAATGGGATATGTTGAGTATGTAAATGTTAGAATCAATCTAAATCACAAGGTTTTGATACCGCGATATGAGACCGAAGAGTTAGTTTATATACTTTTAAATGAGCATTTAAAGCCAGGAATGAAGGTTTTAGATTTATGCACCGGTTCAGGTTTTATTGGAATAGCTTTAAAGAAGAATTTAGATTCAATAAATGTCACATTAAGTGACATTGACAATGAAGCAATTATGCAAGCTAATGAAAATGTAGCATTAAATTTTAAAGACACTGAAGGAATAAAAGTTGTCCAAAGTGACTGTTTCAAAGATATAAAAGGCAAATTTGATTTAATTGTATCTAATCCTCCATACTTAGATTATGATGATAAAGATGTAGACGAATCTGTAAAAAAATTTGAACCAGAAATTGCACTGTTTGCTAAAGATTCAGGCTGATATTTTTATGAGAAAATTTTAAATGAAGCAAAAATTTACTTAAATGTAGGTGGGGTTTTGGCTTTTGAAATAAACCCAAAACACATTGATAGATGGAAGCAAATTAATGGGGCAAAAATTGTGAAAGACATGTCATCAAAAGACAGATTTGCATTCATTAGCTATGAAGATTTAAGATAG
- the smpB gene encoding SsrA-binding protein codes for MKVISENRKGLYGYKIIEKHEAGISLLGWEVKSARAQTVNLTNSYIFFKKGELFLCNANFAKYMLLKVEEDRDRKLLMHKKEIIRLKNKLDRLSSTTIKPTKIYFNNKSKIKVEIALVQGMNRADKREDLKKRDNEKYMQKVKSNYL; via the coding sequence ATGAAAGTAATCAGTGAGAATCGCAAAGGCCTTTATGGCTATAAAATAATTGAAAAGCATGAGGCCGGCATTTCTCTATTAGGTTGAGAAGTTAAAAGTGCTCGTGCTCAAACAGTTAATTTAACTAACTCTTATATTTTCTTTAAAAAAGGTGAACTTTTTCTTTGCAATGCTAATTTTGCTAAATATATGCTGCTTAAAGTAGAAGAAGACAGAGACCGTAAGCTACTAATGCACAAAAAAGAAATAATTCGTTTAAAAAACAAACTAGATCGCTTGTCTTCCACAACAATTAAGCCTACAAAAATCTATTTTAATAACAAATCTAAAATAAAAGTTGAAATAGCTTTAGTCCAAGGCATGAACAGGGCCGATAAGCGTGAAGATTTAAAAAAAAGAGACAACGAAAAATACATGCAAAAAGTCAAGAGCAATTACTTATAA
- the tyrS gene encoding tyrosine--tRNA ligase, whose protein sequence is MNILKDLEERLILKDISNKDKFANLSPSTTGVYVGFDPTAESLHLGNYILISVLLRFKEYGFKTYAVLGGATGMIGDPSFKDSERVLLDNESVNKNKSKIKAQLESFGLEVIDNYDFYKDMNVLEFLRNVGKLVNVSYMMAKESVQKRIQKGLSFTEFTYQLLQGFDFLKTYQELGVKVQLGGSDQWGNIVTGIDMISKVVGDKHEAVGVTVNLLSDENGKKIGKSTGGGALWIDKNMCSPFKMYQYLLSQKDSRIKELLYWFSFKSVSEINEVLEKHFANPSTQEAQRFLASEVVENIFGANELKQAKNITKILFDKSFDASVLTLNDLEIIENYLPTCPIRQGDSVIETLIKNKFIVSNREAREFIQAKALKIDNKEIEFDSIYSPSLFEGKYAFFKKGKKQVILFKTV, encoded by the coding sequence ATGAACATACTTAAAGATTTGGAAGAAAGACTAATTTTAAAAGATATTAGCAACAAGGATAAGTTTGCAAATCTTAGTCCAAGCACAACAGGCGTTTATGTAGGTTTTGATCCAACAGCCGAGAGTTTACATTTAGGAAATTATATTTTGATCTCTGTTTTATTGCGCTTTAAGGAATATGGCTTTAAAACTTATGCAGTTTTAGGTGGGGCAACAGGAATGATTGGTGATCCATCTTTTAAGGATTCAGAAAGAGTTTTATTAGACAATGAAAGTGTTAATAAAAACAAGTCAAAAATAAAAGCACAGCTAGAATCATTTGGTTTAGAAGTGATTGATAATTATGATTTTTACAAAGATATGAATGTTTTAGAGTTTCTAAGAAATGTTGGAAAGCTAGTTAATGTTTCATATATGATGGCCAAAGAATCTGTACAAAAAAGAATTCAAAAAGGGCTTTCTTTTACTGAGTTTACTTATCAGCTACTGCAAGGTTTTGACTTTTTAAAAACTTATCAAGAATTAGGAGTTAAAGTTCAGCTAGGTGGCAGTGATCAATGGGGCAATATTGTCACTGGAATTGATATGATTTCCAAAGTTGTTGGCGATAAACATGAAGCAGTTGGAGTGACTGTTAATTTGCTTAGTGATGAAAATGGCAAAAAAATTGGTAAGTCAACAGGCGGCGGAGCCTTATGAATTGATAAAAACATGTGTTCGCCATTTAAAATGTATCAGTATTTACTCTCGCAAAAGGATTCTAGAATTAAAGAGCTTTTATATTGATTTTCTTTTAAAAGTGTTAGTGAAATTAATGAGGTTTTAGAGAAGCATTTTGCTAATCCATCAACACAAGAGGCGCAAAGGTTTTTAGCTAGTGAGGTTGTTGAAAATATTTTTGGTGCTAATGAACTAAAGCAAGCCAAAAATATTACAAAAATTTTGTTTGATAAGTCTTTTGATGCTAGTGTTTTAACGCTCAATGATTTAGAAATTATTGAAAACTATTTGCCCACTTGCCCTATAAGACAAGGTGATTCGGTAATTGAGACTTTAATTAAAAACAAATTTATTGTTTCAAATAGAGAAGCTAGAGAGTTTATACAGGCTAAGGCCTTGAAGATTGATAATAAAGAAATTGAATTTGATTCAATTTATAGTCCGAGTTTGTTTGAAGGCAAATATGCTTTTTTTAAAAAAGGTAAGAAGCAAGTTATCTTATTTAAAACAGTTTAA
- the rbfA gene encoding 30S ribosome-binding factor RbfA: protein MKKSISVLRKESQIKNFISTIITNELTNANIYNPTVTDVVLSTDLGHVKVFLAFSSKENDGLDAVKNASGYIRKRLSKTLNWRKVPELHFYIDEVEKKAFEIDQILNSLKNEE, encoded by the coding sequence ATGAAAAAAAGTATAAGCGTGCTACGAAAAGAGTCTCAGATTAAAAATTTTATTTCAACAATAATAACTAATGAACTAACAAATGCTAACATTTACAATCCAACAGTAACTGACGTTGTACTCTCAACTGATCTAGGTCATGTTAAGGTTTTCTTAGCTTTTAGTTCAAAAGAAAATGATGGCCTTGATGCAGTTAAAAATGCATCAGGTTACATTAGAAAAAGGCTTTCAAAGACTCTTAACTGAAGAAAAGTTCCTGAGCTGCATTTCTATATTGATGAAGTAGAAAAAAAGGCTTTTGAAATTGATCAAATTCTTAATTCATTAAAAAATGAAGAATAA
- a CDS encoding DegV family protein: MKYAIVTDSSIGLTKAQTEKLGWHFLPLNLVIDGVNYADGIDITSDTLFEKFTLESDVKSSMFNMQYAIDLFTNLSKEYDMVFVYPISQHLSNSYQALKTMEKDFDKLRVIQSKQVMMPLLWDVIWFDHMLKTDSSKYKEYINHLENPSWAHSVSVIPKYNRYLVKGGRLHPAAALVARMLKLVPIIKWEDGQLMKENTGRNFEKTVLKNLTQKHESFKVPSGFTLTPVIIHQGVSKSDLDEYKKLVHQYWNKDPMIFSFSPVIEIHTGPETHVLGLMLFPTDLMDVLKEKLSLLGLWNS; this comes from the coding sequence ATGAAATATGCAATAGTAACTGATTCGTCAATCGGGCTTACAAAGGCACAAACCGAAAAATTAGGTTGACACTTTTTGCCCCTTAATTTAGTTATTGACGGCGTAAATTATGCAGATGGAATTGATATTACATCTGACACATTGTTTGAAAAATTTACATTAGAATCTGATGTTAAATCATCAATGTTTAATATGCAATATGCAATAGATTTGTTTACAAACTTGTCTAAAGAATATGACATGGTCTTTGTTTATCCAATCTCACAACATTTATCAAACTCATATCAAGCTCTTAAAACAATGGAAAAAGATTTTGACAAGCTTAGAGTTATTCAAAGTAAACAAGTTATGATGCCTCTATTATGAGACGTTATTTGATTCGACCATATGCTTAAAACTGACTCTTCTAAGTACAAAGAGTACATTAATCACCTAGAAAACCCATCATGAGCGCACTCAGTTTCTGTGATCCCAAAATACAACAGATACTTAGTAAAAGGCGGTAGGTTACACCCTGCTGCTGCACTGGTTGCTAGAATGCTTAAATTAGTTCCTATTATTAAATGAGAAGATGGCCAACTAATGAAAGAAAACACTGGCCGTAACTTTGAAAAAACTGTTTTAAAAAACCTTACTCAAAAACACGAAAGTTTTAAAGTTCCTTCTGGCTTTACTCTTACTCCTGTTATTATTCACCAAGGTGTATCAAAAAGTGACTTAGATGAATACAAAAAACTTGTACACCAATACTGAAACAAAGATCCTATGATTTTTAGTTTCTCGCCTGTAATAGAAATACATACTGGCCCAGAAACTCATGTTCTAGGCCTTATGCTTTTCCCAACCGACTTAATGGATGTCTTAAAAGAAAAATTATCTCTTTTAGGCCTATGAAACAGTTAA